One stretch of Muribaculum intestinale DNA includes these proteins:
- a CDS encoding GNAT family N-acetyltransferase, with protein MQKIVKCNTDDYVTLAEIWERSVRATHKFLDDAAICEIKKALIPDYFPNVDLYVVSDNGSFFGFIGLHEDKIEMLFIDSDSRGYGYGSMLLEYAKQKGATKVDVNEQNPLALAFYQAKGFRVTSRDETDDAGRPYPILHLSL; from the coding sequence ATGCAGAAGATTGTGAAATGTAATACAGACGATTATGTTACGCTCGCCGAAATCTGGGAGCGTTCAGTAAGAGCTACACATAAGTTTTTAGATGATGCTGCTATCTGTGAGATAAAGAAGGCGTTGATACCTGATTATTTTCCGAATGTTGACCTGTATGTGGTTTCTGACAATGGCTCGTTCTTCGGCTTCATAGGATTACATGAAGATAAGATTGAAATGCTGTTTATTGACAGTGATAGTCGTGGATACGGATATGGATCAATGCTATTGGAATATGCGAAACAGAAGGGAGCAACAAAGGTGGATGTCAATGAGCAGAATCCTTTGGCTCTTGCCTTTTATCAGGCTAAGGGATTCAGAGTAACGAGCAGGGACGAAACTGATGATGCCGGAAGACCATACCCCATATTGCATCTCTCATTATAA